From the Desulfobulbaceae bacterium genome, the window GCCGATTACCTTTATGGTCACTCTGCTGCTGACGGTTTGGCAGATTCTTTTTCGACCTCAGGGGCAGAGGCCCAAGCGGATACTCTTTATCGAGTTGTCCGAGATGGGGAGTACGATCCTTGCCGACCCGGCCATGAGAAAGGCCCGCGATCATTTCCTGGCCGAGCTTTTTTTTGTTATTTTCACCAAGAATCGTCCTAGTCTCACTCTGCTCCAGACCATCCCTGATGCTAATATTTTTACTATTGACCAAACCTCTCTGGGGTCGATACTGACAGATGTGGTCAGATTTCGTTTTTGGTGTGTCCGCAACCGGATTGATACCGTGGTCGATCTCGAACTCTTCTCCCGGTTTTCTACCCTGCTTTCGTGGCTGAGCGGGGCGGTGAACCGGGCAGGGTTCTATGCCTTTCACGATGAAGGTCTTTATCGGGGCGAATTGTTGACCTGTCGTGTCGCCTATAATCCTCATATTCATATCGCCAAAAATTTTGTCTCCCTGATCAATGCCTTGGCTGCCGCCAAGCCTGAACTCCCTTTTTCCAAGAAGGAGGTGCCAGACTCGGAGATTGTGCTGCCGGTGGTAAAACCTGGACTCCCTGCTCTTGCCGCCATGCGGGACAAGATCAAGATGGTTGCGCCTCACTATGACGAAACAGCGCATCGTTTGGTTCTGATTAATCCTAATTCGAGCGAGTTGCTGCCTCAGCGGCGCTGGTCGCCGGAGAATTATCATCACCTGATCAGCGAAATTGTAAGTCGCTACCCAGATATTTTGGTCCTGATTACCGGGGCGCCTTCTGAGCTGCCCGGGGCCGAAGCCCTGGTTGCGGCTATCAGTCATGAGCGGTGCGTCAATCTGACCGGTCATTTGATTGTCGAGGAGTTACCCGCGCTTTATACCCTTGCGGCCTTGATGGTGACCAATGATTCAGGCCCTGGGCATTTCTCGGCGATTACCAGAATGCCCACTATTGTTCTCTATGGTCCCGAGACCCCGAAATTGTATGGATCGCTTGGGAATGTCCATTGTTTGTATGCTAATCTTGCCTGTTCACCGTGCGTTTCAGCAGCCAACCATCGCAAGACTTCCTGTGTGGATAATGTGTGTCTGCAGGCAATTACTCCGGCGATGGCGCTTTCCTCGGTAAGGGAGATTCTCGAAGGTCATGGGCACGCATAAGCTTGTAAATACCCTTTTGGTTGTGTTGGCCATTGCTCTAGGGGCATGGCAATTTGGTTTCTTTGATGGAGACTCTGGGAACAAAGGCGGCAGCGCCGCCAAGGTCAAGAGCAATGTGGCGGAGAAAGGGGCTACTGAAACATCAGATGCTCACGACGGGAGGAGGCCGGGGTTAAGAAAACCGGTAAGGAAACCACTTGGCAAGCTTGCTGGGATGCGAACACCAGCTCCTGAAGAAGAGTATGTCCCTCACGGCGGGGAGGCCCAGGAGGGCGACCCTGTCTCTGTTGGACCCGCAAATCCTGGTCAGCCTCTTGAGGTACCGGTTGTGGGTGGAGAAGCGTCTGTCAGCGGCAAGGAGGTGGGGGCGGGGCAGCCGATGATTCAGGAGGAGTTGCGCTTTGAACTGGAACGTATCGGCGCTATTGTTGATGCCAAAGAACGACAGACTGCTTTGCGTGTTTTGGGCAAGGACCTGGGCCAGCAAATGAACGTGGAGCTTGCAGTCCAGACCCTGGCCACTCTTGGCCAATACGATGATCAGGCGGTCTTTGCCAGAGAGGTGATTGTGGGGATGCTGGGAAATAAGAATCCGGCAGCCGCGGCTCAATTGCTTGCTCAGGCCGGGATCTCGCAATTGACTATTGATAACGCAGGCATGATCGGCAACGTGTGGGGCGGGATTGATCCTCAGTCCGCGTTACAGTGGGCTGCAACCTTGCCTCAGCCGAACATGACCAGACTGGCCTATAATGAGATTGTGTATAGTTGGGCAGCCAA encodes:
- a CDS encoding glycosyltransferase family 9 protein, with amino-acid sequence MTPDQMRNIDRYFGVPITFMVTLLLTVWQILFRPQGQRPKRILFIELSEMGSTILADPAMRKARDHFLAELFFVIFTKNRPSLTLLQTIPDANIFTIDQTSLGSILTDVVRFRFWCVRNRIDTVVDLELFSRFSTLLSWLSGAVNRAGFYAFHDEGLYRGELLTCRVAYNPHIHIAKNFVSLINALAAAKPELPFSKKEVPDSEIVLPVVKPGLPALAAMRDKIKMVAPHYDETAHRLVLINPNSSELLPQRRWSPENYHHLISEIVSRYPDILVLITGAPSELPGAEALVAAISHERCVNLTGHLIVEELPALYTLAALMVTNDSGPGHFSAITRMPTIVLYGPETPKLYGSLGNVHCLYANLACSPCVSAANHRKTSCVDNVCLQAITPAMALSSVREILEGHGHA